CCCATCAATTCCTATCCAAAAAAAGTTAACCCATCAAACAAAAGCTATAATTTTGGAAAATTCTTAAAATAGACCAGTAGACATATTGCACACCAATAGTTCTATCTAACATGAAAGCTTTATGTAAATCTTGTGGTTGAACATAACTACTGGGGGTATCTCTTACATAATAGATGTATTCATGAAGATTAAATCTGATGTTCAGAAAGCGTAATCCAACTTGCATATGGACTAGTATTTCAATCAAGGACAAACATATAAAGGTCTCGAGTGATTTTGCCTAAGAAGATTTGAGCTTGTGGAAGTAATTACTCATGATAAAGTGCAAAGTACACTAACAAAATACTATCATAaactctctctcttactctctcTTGATATAAGGGTAGAAGAGGAAGAGCCAAAAACTTGGAGACTATAGGTTAGCCGGCTTATCCTAGTGAAAGTAAACATCTAGTTAAACCTGATAATATCCAATGCATATAGTAAGTTAGGAGGTGGAGAGTCCTACGGTTGACTAGAGTTATTATCTCGAATGATAAACCTATTGCCTCCTCCTCAAGTCATTACATGATTTTAAATAAGTCCTTGAATGTATTCTCACTAGAGTAGTGTGAATCTTCCATTGCAGCATAAAAAAAAAGTCCTTGGAGAAAACCAACTCCAATATATCACTTGGAGATCCCTTGTGCACATAAAATCATTATGATCAAGTCCCCCCATTCTTTTCGTGCATGCACACAGCTCTGTGGAATAAACTTGTATTGCCAAACCAATACATGCATCATTAGGGTGATGTAATCAAACATATTTACACAATTGAAAACCCAAATTGAGAACTTAACTATGAGTAGTGAAAAAGTATGATAAATCATCAAGAAAAATCAGTAGAACAGCAAGATCAAGAACTTTCTGTCAGATCATATTAAGCCTTAATATTAGACAAAAATCACTGATGGATATCTTGTTGGACTACTAGCGCTCATTTGTGATTTAATAATTCTTACAAGAAACCTCCTAACAAATGACTTAAATGAGTTAGCAGACTGGCTAATTCACAAAGAGACAGATCCTCCTGCGAATTTGCCAGCCTGCTAACTCGTTTAAGTCATGCAAGCTATGGACATTCACAGTTGACTCTTAGGCTGAAGAAGTGGTGGGCATATACACATAAAGAAGAAGCATATCCATGCAATATGCCTTAAGTAAACATAATATGTCAAAATGTACCATTTAGAACTTGCAATTCCAAAAACATCATGGGTCGCCAATTTAGTACATGCTTTTGTATCTTTCATATACTCTCTCACATCACTAGTAGAGTAAGAAACAGTATCATTTCATATTATGACAAACTGAAACTAGTTTGATTTTTATTAGTAACTAAAGGAGTTTCTATCCATGGTTACTTTCTCTAGTATGTAATCAGAGTGCAACACTAATTACAGAAAATAACATTTTTGATTAgtgagaaaagcatatcaacattatgtttttgatttgatgccATTACAAGGCTTGCACCTTCTCCTTGCCATATGATATCATCATGCTTAAGATTGGTTTGGAGCAAGGTTCGCCGCACCGGTACCGGAcccataccggtgccacactatcatagtatcggtatggtatggtatgcgGTACGTCTGGCATACCAAGTGTTGGAACACCACCAGTACCAAATCGGTACGGTACGTTCGATACCTTCCGGTACGGTACGCCCGATACCGTTTGGTACAGTACTGTACAGCATACTATGGCTTGGAAATGTCTATAGTCGGGCTATAGCTCTTGCTATAGTTAAGAGCCACAATTTGTATCgccatcttcctcttcttctttgtcatgttcttcttgcttccttgcATCGGGTCATTTTTACAAAACTATAGCTACACCAGGAGGGTGACCCTACCCTTAAATATAAAGACATTTGAAAGGGTCTTCATATAGACAGTCAAAAAAACAGTCCATCACTAAATATTACTTTCCCTCTTTTAACTCGcaattggatttgtgatgaaatTATTTGGATTGCACATTCAagacttctttaataaagtacaGCTGTATATGCATATAATGACATCCTTGGTCAGGAATAACAAATGAACGTGATCCATAAAGGCAATCCCAATGTACCAGATAAGCGGTCTTTTTTTCTATCGTAAAAATAACAGAAATACAGCAAGAAAATGAATGTCAGATAAAAATTGTTAAAAATTATACCGCTGTCATGGATAAGCTTCTTGGATTTAATGAACTCCAAACAATCACCAAGACGCCTCCTTTCAAACTTCACAAAACGTAACTCCCCACCAAGAGTTGCATTACCGCTTCCAATCTGCTCATTACCCTCATTGCCGCCCGAAAAATAAACTAATTTGATCAAAGTTCCTAGAATTACCCAACCATCACATCCCAgttagaaccaaaaaaaaaaaaccaaatttAGAACTTTGGATGCCACAAATTAATCGGAGAAATGGTAATGCATGCCTCCGATGTCGAGTGCGAGCAGagaggcatcggagggctgattcGGGAGACAAATTGGAGGATTTCGCTCGTCGAGATTCCCAGAGATTTCTGCCCCACTCAGCTCCAGCTTCACGTGAGGAAGCTCCATCTCGGCTAGATCAAGATCAAAAATTTCTCAAATTTCCGGTAGCATTTGGAAGAAAGGATCTCATCTACGTCTTCTGGGAGACGATGCGAAGGAATGGATTAGGTTTAGGGTTTTTGACGGCCGATGACAGCGAGGGGAAATGGAGAAGGAAAATTAAAGAAACGGAATGCAAGAAAGTTGGACTTTTTTGATGCAGTCAACAACCTAAACAGTCGGGCGGCGGGTGGTGGTGTAATAAAAGGTGGCGGATGGCACGCAAGAAGCAGCGTTTGACGAAGAATATACTCCCGGGGTAGGTAAATAATTGGTTTTAGTACTTTTAGATTTTGTTGATATCCAACATCTATCCAATGTCTTTTTCGTCTTGTCCTTGAGATGAGCGGAGATCTTAATTTGCACTGGTATAAATCGTCATCAGTACGATAAATTTACCTTTTAAAATTGAACCAGCACAAATCGTGCACGTATCTTgtgatatttttaaattttttctttatttggtCCAATCAATTATTCCTTTTAAAAGTTAAACCAATCTGTAAATTTGTCATAATAAACTAAAcatttaaaaatcatatttttaaaaactttttaaatttttattgatATAGAGATTATATTAAATGAGGATTCATCTTttagttaaaaataaaaaataagactaaaattttaaattttgtgtGACGGAGCTATTTTGATTTTTTCCAAGATGCGTCATTGTTCCGTTTCGTCCCGATAATTGGATTAAGAAATGCTCCAAACTATGCCGAACGAGATATTAAGACAATGACAGAAGATATTGGAGATAGTATCTTTGTTGAAACTTgagtttttaaataaaatatcattaatttttttaaaaaaataatttttttaaatatattgttTGGATGGTAATTAGAGATAAGCAAACTAATAAACCATAATAATAGGCCATGCATGCACCCTCCTTGGCTCCATTATTTGCTCATTCAAGCATTGGGTTCTCATTGTTCAAGCATTAGATTAAGAGATGCTCGAAGATATACCGAACAAGATACTAGACAATGACAGGATGACCCTGTAGTTGGTACCTTTGTCGAAACTTGAATTCTTGAATGAaatattgtttatttttttgggaaaaaaataatgTTTAAAATATATTGTTTGGATGGCAATTAGAGGTAAGGAAACCAATAAACCATAATAATAGGCCATTCACGCAACGTCCTCGGCTCCATTATTTGCTCGTTCAAGCATTGGGTTCTCATTGTTCCCGCATGAGAACGTGACGTATCACGATCACTTTGTTTCGGCCTTAGATGGTCTAGTTCAGGACCTCAGGTCCTCCTCCTAGACCTAGTTTGTTTGTGCAATATATTTCCTTCTGGATAAAATAGAGAACACAACCATGTCTTGTATTTGACTCTCCTTTCATTACTAATCCTTCTCAAGCTTGCAAATAGTATTCAATGATTCTCCCTATTGGAAGCTCCACTAACTCATCTGGATCACCATTCAGGAACTCATTCTTTCATGCATGACCTTCATCCAACAAATTTATCTTTACGGATTTGCCTCTCGAAAGGTCTTGTGGACTTGCACTCCCGAGGTGGAGTTTATTTTTTAAGTTGTATGCTCCCTTCTTGATCTTCTAAGTGGAAATTATACTTTAGGGGTTTGTTTCCTTTGTCAATCTCTTCGTTTGGCAGACCATCACTGCCAATAGCATTTTCCTATATTTCTCCACCACCTTTAGCATATGATTACGGAAAAGTAGGAGTAAAAACTTAAGCCTCATCTATTTTTTGCCTCCTTTGCTTTGTTCCTTCAGTTGAATGGGAGGGTCAGGGCCGGCCAGTGCTATTAAGAAGGAATCATGATCTGAAGCCTCATTACCTGTACACTTAAATGATGTTCATTTGCCTGTAAAAAAAGTCTGGCTTAATAGTTTATGGTAGGTACTCATATTTCTTCTCTGAGAAACATGTAAACTCATatattatctcaaaaaaaaatgttccTTTAGCCTTCAAAAGATGAATCATGCCATGTTCTATTAGAAAGGGCTATACATAATACATGCCCATACCATACATAGTCCAGAAAGAATAACATTAAAAAAATCTTCagcaaagaacaaaaataaGCTTATTGAAGCATCTAATTGTCCACTCAGTTGCAGACGATGATGTAAAATTTACAGACAATGTATGAAACATCTGTTAGCATCACTGGTGTCAAAACTCGAGTACTATTGTATGATAACCAACCATTGCATTTGATTGTATACTGGGGATGAGATTTCAAGCTGTTGGCCTCATAGTCCTTTCTTGATGTAGTGGAAATTCATTTCAGATGGCAAGCATGAAGCAGTTCAGAAAATATTAAGAGTTGGGCAAGAGCCTGCCGTTGTACATCTTGTCCAGTAATTTTCGTGCATCAGGTCTTCGGAGCATCCCCTTATTATTGGGCAAACCTGTCCCTAGACACACTGGACATACCAGCTTTCCGCGACCTACACCATCATAAGATACACGTGTCAAGTTCATCCTTGAATTATTGAAATATTAAACACCACAATGGCTTGGTCATTGTTACTTATTAGTAATAGTGGCCAAGCTCACTAGTCATACTTGAATTGTATGATCCAAATGAAGCAGGTAAGTTAAAATGTTGAATGCCTTGAAGAAAATAACAATCCTAGATTTGAATGTTTGAATAAATAGAATTTACTTTACAGTTACATCAATTCTACTCTCCATAGATGGTACTAGATACTCATCTATGtagcagataaataacataaAAGAGACTCATACCCTTAAGAAAGATTTCCACAGAAGTAAAACCAAAAGCACTCCATAGCCTTTCAGATTTATCTAAGGAAAACCTCAGAAATTTATCTTTTCTAACAAATGGATACTTTGATGGATCAAACCTTGGTCTGCAATGCCAATCCATCCACATAGGATAAGGATGAAAGCTATGTTTTATGCAGTGCTTCAGTAGAATGGAACATCCTAacattttctttaaaataattatgattaAACTCTCATAATAAAACATATTCTCAGCAGACATCCAACCGATTGGACATTCAACTAAGGTTATTTTTAGAAATATGATCCCTGAGTGCACCCACCTTTCTTAGATCTATCTTCCTTCTTTATAAGATAGAAATAATAGAAGTGTTCCAACCAAAAGTAGGATTACCTTTATCATCTGATATAAAGTTAAATATCTTGATCTTAAATAATATCACAGCCATCCATGCTGTTCCTCATGTTCAAGGCACATGCTCAGTATCATTCTGTAGCCATGTAGACAACAACTATTGGTATGTTTTATGAGATTTGATGCATTAATAACcatagaatttttctttttccctttcttttcttcatggTCATAGACAACCACCTGATGCTGCATAAACAACCAACATTCTTGCAAGCAATGTTGGCTGGGTTAAGCTGAACAAACTGACAGATCTAGTCATGCCGACAATCCAAGGTGGGCCTGGTTTAATTGTTATATCTGATTGGTGGTTGTTTATTGCTGGAGGAGCTAAGGGATACCTACCGCCAGCCAGTTGGTCTCAGAAACTTGGGCTGTGAGGAAAGGATTACATAAACCTGATGACCTAGGCCTTCGTGATGTGATACTTGGAAGTTGGAAGTGACTTCCTCACACTTGTGAGCAGCCTACATGGGTTGAGCAGGTCTCTTGGAGGGACTAGCGCTTTAATTGAGGATTCTTAAGGCTTTATGTTGCCAGTTCACTCACTAGAGAATAGTGTAGGGAGTGTAGCAACATGGAGTGTAGCAACATGGACTGGATTGGACTATATTGTATTCTGACTTATCTACCACTCTGATCTAGCAGTTGTAAGTTGTAACTGTGGCTAGGAAAGCCATTTCcttattaaaacaaaaaaaaagaggaaaatgcAGTAACACATGGAACAAATCATATAAATGCAGTAGCGAAGACATACCATAACAGTTTGGGCACTCAGTAAACTCATAAACATCTTTTGCTCGCTTTCTGTTGAGAGCTTTCCACTTACCTGTGCCACCACACATGTCACCTGAATCAAAGCAAGTGAACTGTATCATCAGAAAAAGTTCTATAAGCGAGTCAAGAGCTACATTTTCCAAATCAAGCCCACTTCATTATATTTGGAATATTCATCCGAAACCAAAATAGTGTCCTAGTCCAACTATGATGCTAGTTGGGCAACCAACTAGTGGCTGGCCTTGCACATAGGAGCAGCAAAAAAGGGTGGAAAATTGTTAAATCACATAGAAGAGTTAAAGAGAAGTACGGCACCTACAGGTTCTTCTCCatgaaaaaagagaggaagagagaggaaaaggttTGATCTAAAGCACTAGATCCCTACTGCAGCGAAGCATCCCTTTGCCTCATAGTTGTTCGAGATTCGGGTCCAAGAAAAACCTCAAGGGTTGTGCACATGGATTGATGCAGCTGTGGATATTAAAGCTTAAAGGATTGTATATTTTTGCAGTCTCAGTATCCCAAAATGATAAATTCAACTCCAGAATCACATCATGGCTTGGGAAAAATTCTTTAAACTCTCTAAGCATGTTTTTTATGCATAAGTATATAATGAATAAGATCCTTGTCTTCCGATGCAATCACCTTGATGGATTTCCATGTCCATCACATGAACATTCATGACTCATTGCCGGAAGACATCATTTCCTCACAACAACATGATTGCTATTTCAATTCTCAATGATAAAGAATATATACAGGATCCTtttctaatattatttttttccattTCTCTCTAAGAGCTTGCTTCTAAAATGCTAATCCAAGAGTTGATATGCAGAACACTCATGTCACAATTGGCTCTGATATGCAGAAGGGCTTACAGTCATTAGAAATAAATGAACTGCTTACGTGAGTCTTAACTAGTTTGTTGCATAACTGAATCAAAATCAAACAGAATCCTGACAAAAACCATaaataagaaaggaaaaaaaataaaggagcaGATTCCTTACATATTATAGCACCAGTGCCCCCACAATTCCGGCAAACGGCTTTTTCTTTCCCAGACGACCCATCCACCATGTCCAAGGCGATTCCATTAGGCGGACAAATAGAGAACACTGAAGCATTTAATAATGCTAGATTTGCACACAAACATGCAAGACATTTGCGCCTTGAAGGCAGAAGGCGATTCCTCTGCATAAGAAAGCAGGACATTTTTAATGCAAAAATTGTTTCGTAAAGCTTTAGAATGATGCAGTTCTTGAAAGACATGTAACAGAAATAATACATCTTCTAGCATCCCTAATGTGAAATGCCCATTTTGTTTGCATGCATTTGCTGTTTAATTG
This portion of the Phoenix dactylifera cultivar Barhee BC4 chromosome 11, palm_55x_up_171113_PBpolish2nd_filt_p, whole genome shotgun sequence genome encodes:
- the LOC120112363 gene encoding protein PHOTOSYSTEM I ASSEMBLY 2, chloroplastic-like isoform X1 — encoded protein: MGSSCPVFLSSALPPAISRSTPNGRSSSRSRAISVSAGHCDSSNLEDDNRKQSNSECSSNTENLKRNRLLPSRRKCLACLCANLALLNASVFSICPPNGIALDMVDGSSGKEKAVCRNCGGTGAIICDMCGGTGKWKALNRKRAKDVYEFTECPNCYGRGKLVCPVCLGTGLPNNKGMLRRPDARKLLDKMYNGRLLPNS
- the LOC120112363 gene encoding protein PHOTOSYSTEM I ASSEMBLY 2, chloroplastic-like isoform X2 — encoded protein: MGSSCPVFLSSALPPAISRSTPNGRSSSRSRVSAGHCDSSNLEDDNRKQSNSECSSNTENLKRNRLLPSRRKCLACLCANLALLNASVFSICPPNGIALDMVDGSSGKEKAVCRNCGGTGAIICDMCGGTGKWKALNRKRAKDVYEFTECPNCYGRGKLVCPVCLGTGLPNNKGMLRRPDARKLLDKMYNGRLLPNS